The sequence below is a genomic window from Microbulbifer hydrolyticus.
CGCCCTGCGCAGCCATATAGGAGGTCTCTAAACTCACGCACATACCCGGCTGGAATTCGACATCAAAACCGGGGGCGAACAGTGGATGATCCTCGAGCAACGGAGAGAGGCTGATGCTGTGCCCCACGTGGCCTCGGGCGTAGTTAGGAAAGATTGGAGACTTTTCCACTTCTGCCCGTACTTCGGCATACATTTCCGACATCTTCACGCCAGGCTTGAGCAATGTAAGGCCTTTCTGGAACCCGGCATACAATGCGTCATATGTCTCTTCATGCTTGGAGCTCGGCGAACCGCCAACGGCCCAGGTGCGCGTGATGTCAGAGATGTACCCAAAATGGGTCCCGCCGCCATCAATACGAATAAGATCGCCCTTTTTGATCACGTAGTTCCGGGGCGATGCGGATACGCCCCAATAAGGTCCGATGCCGATCTGGTAGGCCATGCCGGACAAAGAGAATTCCTTATCTTCTTCCCAGGCTGCCGACATGATCATATTATCGAGAACCAAGGCATTCATCCCGGGCTCAAGCTGCTTAGCCACGCGCGACTGGACGCGCTCGCAGTGCTGGGCCGCCATGCGCAGCATATCGATTTCCCAGGGTGTCTTGATCAGGCGTGCTTCAAATAACAAGTCATCGGAGTCTACGGACTGATCCTCTTTCACCTGGCTGTTGAGATAGGCCAGAAGCCCTCCGAGCAACGCGCCCTTCTCGATACCGATCTTGCCGTTGGAAGCCATGTCTTGGGCGGCCTTCAAAGCATCTTTGAACCCAGCCAGTGGGTCAATGGTCGCGCTGCGTTCCTTGCGCGACTCGGGTGTCCCATCGTCTACGAAAACGAATCCCGGCATGGCCGAGACCTCAACATCGTTGGTCATTCTTGGGGCATCATCACTTTCCATCAAGTCGACGAACAGGTGGGCATTCCCTTTTGCCGGAATAACGGCAACTGCCTGGCTTCCCGCTGGAACATCGGGTCCATAGGCGAACCTGGATACGTAGCCCGTCGAATAGGCTACATTTTCAGGTTTCACGATAATGAGCGCGCCAATCCCGTCGCGCTTCATGAGGCCCTGAATGCGGGCCAGAATAGCCTTCTGATCGCGCTTGGCCAGCAAGGGGTGAATATTCTTACCCGACGCGGGGGCCGCAAAGGAGTTCGTGCCCTTTTCGGCCTTCGCCTGGGCCAGCCCGGGCAGCATCAAACCGGCAGCGGATACCGCTGCCAACTGGCCAAACTGTCTCCTACTAATTTTCAAAGCACACCTCCTTGTTTACAGTTGAGAATAGGTCCCTATCTCGAAGAGAGTAGAGGAGGTAAGGACCTGTCCCCTCAAATCGATTACTCGCCGCTGGCGGCGGTCGGATCGCCGGCGCTATTTCACTGGCACCGTCAGGATCGGCCCCCCGCCGCCACCCGAGGGGGCGATCTCCATATTGAAGAGGTCGTAGACCGCATTGAAGAAGCGCTTGGAGGCGTAATCACGATCATCCACGTAGAACCAGCTGCCGCGATGCTTCACGGCGACGAAGGCGTTCGCCGGGCGCTCGCCGCTGGAATACACGACGAATTTGTCAGAGATATCTATCGCGCGTCCCTCGCGAACCGCCTGATCGTATGAGGCCTTGGTGAAGGCCCGGCGTTCCTCCTCGTCCTTCGGGGGGACATTGATGCCGAAGGCGAGCAGGTTCAGCACCGAGTAGAAGGAGCGCATCCGCATCTTGATCTCGGGCCGCGGATCGTCGGTCAGGTTTTCGAAGTCCGTACCGGCGACGACCCGGCTCGGCGCAAAGGACCAGACTCGCTTCAGGGGGGTGGGCTGCAAATTCAGGAGCTCGATTACGCGCTTGCCGTCGCCCGAGGTTCGCGCATCCGAATCAATCCACATGGCCGGATAATTGTTTTTGTCGGTGAAGTAATAAGTCTTTCCGCCGTCGTAGCTGCGGAATCGGCCGGTGCCGCCGCCGAGGGCGATCGCGGTAAGCTGGTTTTCGACCGTGATCTGATCGCGATCGTAGCTGATGTCGCTGTAGGGATCGTTCCAGCTGAAGGTCCCGACGATGAGCTGGCCCTTGTCGATCAGCCGGCCTATCGATTCGATGAGCTGAACATACTCCGGATCACCCGGCCGGAAATCGGTGCCGACACCGGCTTGCGGCCCGCGCACGCTGGTCAGGCCTTCGGCCGTCAATGACAGCAAAAAATCGAAGCGGTAGCCGGCGTTGGCCATCTTCGCGAGAGTGTTGACACTCATCCGCGCGGTCAGGGGTCCGAGGATCTCGGTGCCCTGCAGGGGCGTGATGGTGACGGTCGGCGAATCGGAGAAGCCGACACTGCCGCCAATGTTGCCCGTCGTGGGCGTCCCCTCGTTGCCGAAAGCGGAATCTCCGGATATGACGGTCGAAGTGCTCATGGTCGAGCTGATGCTCGAAATCGTCACGAACTGAGGCGCTTCGTAATACCGTCGGCGAACAATGTTGAGCAGAAGTTCCTCTTGGATTACCTGCTCGACGGCCTTGTTGTACTCGATATGGGAATTCACGATGAGCTGCGGCCCGTATGTGCTGCAGCCGGAGAGAAGTAGCACCACCAACAGGGTGCCAGGTCTCGTGCAGACTCGGAGCCAATTGAGCGCTGTCCGTTGCTCCGAGACTCTATCGCCCATTCGCCCGTCTCCTAATCTTCGTCTTAGCTGTTTCGCTGCCCCGCACTACGCAGTATCTGGTCGTGGTCGGCGGCGCCATCAAACGGGGGCAGCTGCGCCCAGCAAAGCTGGTATTTTTTTAGAACTGGCGGGCGAACAGACAGGCTCTCGAACCCAAAATTAATGGGTCAGATAAAAACTTTGACCTATAACTAGCCTTCGACCCAAAACAACCATAGAAGTAAGATGGACGAAATCAAGCAAAAGATCGCCCTTTTCATCGACGCCGCCATCTTTCCAGACGTCCCCAACCACGTGCACCTCGCCCGCCATGCTGTCGCGCGGATTGCCCCCCCCCTGACGTAATCCAGAGACCTGCGCTGTAGCCGGTTGCGGCCGCAGCGCGGGTGCAGGGTTTGGATTACTCCGTGACATACAGTAACCGCCACCCGTATCGGGTCCAGTGGAAACGAGACACCGGTATCCGCATTGAGGCTGCGCTCTTCCCAACAGGCAATCAACGCATTGGACTGGAAGTACTCCAGCCGATCGCTCAGCAGAGTGTCGACACAGTCCAGCCCAGGGCCCCGGTCAGCATTCAGTGATCCACAATTATTGTTTGGGGGTAAAGCTGCCCCCTTCCTGCCGTGGCGGGAACTCCTTGTAGGTGTCCATATGTTTTGTCACCAGATCTTTCAGCGGGACCATGATGAACATATGGCGGACCATCCAATCGTCGTAGTAGGCGGAATCCACCGGTGCGCTCTCGAACGGGTCCGCGCGCAGGTTGATGATCAACGGCGCCTTGCGACCTTCCTGGGCAAAAAACCAGGCGCCAATACCGTGGTGTGTCTGCGTACTTAGGTTGAATTTGTAATCTTTATAACGCACCGCACCCAGGCTGCCATCGTCGACGAAGGCATAAAATACATCCCGTGGACCTTTTTCCTCTTTGCCGGTGAGATAGGGCAAAAAGTTGTAGCCATCGAGATGCACTTTGAATTTTTTGCCGGCGGCGGAGTATCCCTTCAGCAATTTATTCTGGATATCCGGCTCGCCGGCGGCGGCCAGAATCGTCTGCAGCCAGTCTTCGTGGGAAATGATTTCATTGGACACCTGCGCCGGTTTGATCGCCGCCGGCCAGCGCACCATCAGCGGCACCCGCACGCCCCCTTCCCAGGTCGTGGCCTTCTCACCGCGGAACGGGCTGGTGCCGCCATCCGGCCAGGTGAATTTCTCCGCGCCGTTGTCTGTGGTGTAGATGACCAGGGTATTGTCCGCAATGCCGAGGTCATCCAGTTTTTGCAGCAGCTGGCCTACATGGCCATCGTGCTCCACCATCCCGTCCGCATAAATGCCCTTACCCGTTTTGCCCACAGATTCTTTTTTCAGGTGGGTGAAAATATGCATGCGGGTCGAGTTGAACCAGACAAAAAACGGCTTGTTGGCGGCGTGTGCGCGGTCGATGAAATCCAGCGTCGCCGCGAGAAACTCCTCGTCAATGGTCTCCATGCGCTTGCTGGTGAGCGGACCGGTATCCTCAATCTTGCCGTCGGCAGAAGATTTGATGACACCGCGCGGGCCGTATTTTTTACGGAACGCCGGGTCTTTGGGGTAATCGGGATTTTCCGGCTCTTCCTCCGCATTCAGGTGATACAGGTTGCCGAAAAATTCATCGAAGCCGTGGGCCGTGGGCAAAAACTTATCCAGATCGCCCAGGTGATTTTTGCCAAATTGCCCCGTCATGTACCCCAACGGCTTCAACAACTCCGCGATGGTGGGATCTTCCTTTTGCAAGCCGATGGGGTCTCCCGGCATGCCGATTTTCAGCAATCCGGTGCGTTTCGGCGACTGGCCGGTAATAAATGCCGCGCGGCCTGCG
It includes:
- a CDS encoding M24 family metallopeptidase codes for the protein MKISRRQFGQLAAVSAAGLMLPGLAQAKAEKGTNSFAAPASGKNIHPLLAKRDQKAILARIQGLMKRDGIGALIIVKPENVAYSTGYVSRFAYGPDVPAGSQAVAVIPAKGNAHLFVDLMESDDAPRMTNDVEVSAMPGFVFVDDGTPESRKERSATIDPLAGFKDALKAAQDMASNGKIGIEKGALLGGLLAYLNSQVKEDQSVDSDDLLFEARLIKTPWEIDMLRMAAQHCERVQSRVAKQLEPGMNALVLDNMIMSAAWEEDKEFSLSGMAYQIGIGPYWGVSASPRNYVIKKGDLIRIDGGGTHFGYISDITRTWAVGGSPSSKHEETYDALYAGFQKGLTLLKPGVKMSEMYAEVRAEVEKSPIFPNYARGHVGHSISLSPLLEDHPLFAPGFDVEFQPGMCVSLETSYMAAQGAYAPGPYNIEDSFAITKNGYERFTTVPDSLVWNGSIPKG
- a CDS encoding arylsulfatase, whose amino-acid sequence is MAIFLFIAFIPLKAFCADKPNILVIFGDDIGWYNPSVYNLGMMGYKTPNIDRIAKEGMLFTDAYGQQSCTAGRAAFITGQSPKRTGLLKIGMPGDPIGLQKEDPTIAELLKPLGYMTGQFGKNHLGDLDKFLPTAHGFDEFFGNLYHLNAEEEPENPDYPKDPAFRKKYGPRGVIKSSADGKIEDTGPLTSKRMETIDEEFLAATLDFIDRAHAANKPFFVWFNSTRMHIFTHLKKESVGKTGKGIYADGMVEHDGHVGQLLQKLDDLGIADNTLVIYTTDNGAEKFTWPDGGTSPFRGEKATTWEGGVRVPLMVRWPAAIKPAQVSNEIISHEDWLQTILAAAGEPDIQNKLLKGYSAAGKKFKVHLDGYNFLPYLTGKEEKGPRDVFYAFVDDGSLGAVRYKDYKFNLSTQTHHGIGAWFFAQEGRKAPLIINLRADPFESAPVDSAYYDDWMVRHMFIMVPLKDLVTKHMDTYKEFPPRQEGGSFTPKQ